One part of the Acidimicrobiales bacterium genome encodes these proteins:
- a CDS encoding MoxR family ATPase, producing MTGPMSLDEVGRRSAAILDEVERAVVGKRDPLTLVLMGLLADGHVLIEDLPGLAKTLMARSFAAACDLAFTRVQFTPDLMPSDVSGSSVYDPRTGDLDFRPGPLFTNLLLGDEINRAPPKTQAALLEAMQERQVTTDGVTRRLERPFLVLATQNPVEFEGTYPLPEAQLDRFLLRVAMGYPSPADEREILVARMARGTDDVVLRPVVDGPTLLAMQAAVEEVHVAEPIVDYLVALVTATRTSPSTQVGASPRGTVALLKLSRARAALAGRDFVTPDDVKAVAVPALAHRLILRPELWVRGTSRDDVVRSCLAAVPVPAAERALPPRP from the coding sequence GTGACCGGGCCGATGTCGCTCGACGAGGTCGGCCGGCGGTCGGCGGCGATCCTCGACGAGGTCGAGCGGGCGGTCGTCGGCAAGCGCGACCCGCTGACTCTCGTCCTCATGGGCCTCCTCGCCGACGGGCACGTGCTCATCGAGGACCTCCCCGGCCTGGCCAAGACGCTGATGGCCCGCTCGTTCGCGGCGGCCTGCGACCTCGCCTTCACCCGGGTGCAGTTCACCCCCGACCTCATGCCGTCCGACGTCAGCGGCTCGTCGGTGTACGACCCCCGCACGGGCGACCTGGACTTCCGGCCCGGCCCGCTGTTCACCAACCTGCTCCTCGGCGACGAGATCAACCGGGCGCCGCCGAAGACCCAGGCCGCGCTGCTCGAGGCCATGCAGGAGCGCCAGGTGACGACCGACGGGGTCACCCGCCGGCTGGAGCGGCCGTTCCTCGTGCTCGCCACCCAGAACCCGGTCGAGTTCGAGGGCACCTACCCGCTGCCCGAGGCCCAGCTCGACCGGTTCCTGCTGCGCGTCGCCATGGGCTACCCGTCGCCGGCCGACGAGCGGGAGATCCTCGTCGCCCGGATGGCGAGGGGGACCGACGACGTCGTGCTCCGGCCCGTGGTCGACGGCCCGACCCTGCTCGCCATGCAGGCCGCCGTGGAGGAGGTCCACGTGGCCGAGCCGATCGTCGACTACCTCGTCGCCCTGGTCACGGCGACGAGGACGAGCCCGTCCACGCAGGTGGGCGCCAGCCCGAGGGGCACGGTCGCCCTGCTCAAGCTGTCGCGGGCCAGGGCGGCGCTGGCCGGCCGGGACTTCGTGACCCCCGACGACGTGAAGGCGGTGGCCGTGCCCGCCCTCGCCCACCGGCTGATCCTCCGCCCCGAGCTGTGGGTGCGGGGCACCAGCCGGGACGACGTGGTGCGGTCCTGCCTGGCCGCCGTCCCCGTCCCGGCGGCCGAGCGGGCCCTGCCGCCCCGCCCGT